A window of the Bombina bombina isolate aBomBom1 chromosome 3, aBomBom1.pri, whole genome shotgun sequence genome harbors these coding sequences:
- the LOC128654034 gene encoding transcription factor 15-like, whose protein sequence is MRAWGLLLVMRTETQAAGGHCKAMKCAGDCSSGLLSDAEDLDSVSDSSDKSLVGEEGSCCSPVDESMGKRKRKSRVSGVSKQRQAANARERDRTHSVNTAFTALRTLIPTEPVDRKLSKIETLRLASSYISHLANILLLGEDCLDGQPCLQYRASVASASPRPICTFCLSNQRKLHREGEKHLSI, encoded by the exons ATGAGGGCCTGGGGGCTGTTGCTGGTAATGAGGACAGAGACACAGGCAGCTGGAGGGCACTGCAAGGCCATGAAGTGTGCTGGGGACTGTAGTAGTGGCCTGCTCTCTGATGCAGAGGACCTAGACAGTGTCAGTGACAGCTCAGACAAATCCCTGGTGGGTGAGGAAGGGAGTTGCTGTAGCCCAGTGGATGAGAGCATGGGCAAAAGGAAGAGGAAAAGCAGAGTATCAGGAGTCAGCAAGCAGAGACAAGCTGCCAATGCCCGTGAGAGAGACAGGACACACAGTGTGAACACAGCCTTTACAGCCCTCAGGACCCTTATTCCTACAGAGCCTGTAGATCGCAAACTGTCCAAAATAGAAACTCTGAGACTGGCTTCCAGTTACATTTCACATCTAGCCAACATCCTGCTGCTGGGGGAGGACTGCCTAGATGGACAGCCATGTCTGCAGTACAGAGCATCAGTGGCCAGTGCTTCTCCCAGACCCATATGCACCTTTTGCCTCAGTAATCAGAGGAAGCTG CACAGGGAAGGGGAGAAGCACTTGTCTATTTAA